Within Hydrogenoanaerobacterium saccharovorans, the genomic segment CTTAAAAGGTAACACAGCAACCAAAAAGGAGCGATATTGTTTTGAAAATTGTTTTTATGGGCACACCTGATTTTGCAGTGCCTTGTTTGCAAAGGCTGATTGATATGGGGCAGGACATTGCAGGGGTTTTTACTCAGCCCGATAAGCCAAAAGGGCGCGGCTACCAAATGATGCCACCGCCTGTGAAAGAGCTTGCTTTAAAACACAATCTGCCGGTGTTTCAGCCTGCAAAAATGCGTGACGGTGAGGCACTTGGTATTATTAAAGAGCTCGCGCCCGATTTAATTGTTGTAGTTGCTTACGGCAAAATTTTGCCCAAAGATATTTTGGATGCACCCAAACTAGGATGCATTAATGTTCATGGCAGCCTGCTGCCCAAATACCGCGGTGCGGGCCCCATTCAGTGGAGCATCATCAACGGCGAAGAAGTAACCGGCGTTACCACAATGTTTATGGCAGAGGGGTTAGACACCGGTGACATGATACTCAAGATGGAAACACCCATAGGCGAGGAAGAAACAGCAGGCGAGCTGTTCGATCGGCTTTGCATTATCGGCGCGGATTGCCTCGAACAAACCATCAAATTGTTCGAAAGCGGCAAGCCTGTTCCGCGCGAAGTGCAGGACGATGCAAAATCCAGCTATGCCCCTATGTTGGACAAAGAACTATCAAAGCTTGATTTTACAAAGAGCGCACGTGAATTGCACAATCTCATCCGCGGTGTTTCGCCTTGGCCGGTTGCACACACCGTTTTTCGCGGCAAGCTGCTAAAGGTGCACAAGGCGCGGATTGCGTACGATTTTACAGGCAAGGTAGGAACTATCTTGGATGAAAAACGCATGATTGTAGGCTGCGGTGATGGTGCAATCGAGCTTTTGGAGGTGCAGGCAGAGGGCGCAAAACGTTTGCCTGCAAGCGATTTTATGAACGGTAAACGCATACAAATGGGCGAACAATTGGGCGTGTAGAATATATGGTTAAGGTGCTGATTTAGATGTCAGAAAAAGTTTATCACGCCGTCATATCCAGTCTATAAAAATTTGTTAGCTTATTTAAGAGTATAGTGCATGATAGAAAGGGGTTGCTCCTTATGTTTGGTTGGTACTACGATTATTACTATATCATTTTGGTCATCCCTGCAATGATTTTAGCGATGTGGGCACAGATGAAGGTAAGCAGTACGTTCAACCGCTACTCTCGTGTGCTTAATATGAGAGGATATACGGGTGCACAAGCAGCACGTGAAATTCTGGACCGCAACGGCTTGTACCATGTACAGGTTCGGCAAGTGCAGGGCAAGCTTACCGACCATTTTGACCCTCGCACCAATGTGGTGAGCTTGAGCGAATCGGTATACGGCAGCACCTCGGTTGCCGCAATAGGTGTTGCGGCACATGAGGTAGGCCATGCGGTACAGCATGCAAAGGGCTATGCCCCCATTAAATTACGCGCCGCTATTATCCCTATTACCAATATCGGCTCAACATTGGCAATTCCGTTGGTGTTCCTTGGTATCTTTATGCAGGTGGACATGCTCATCAACTTTGGTATACTGCTGTTTGCAACCGTTGCGGTATTTCAATTGGTGACGCTGCCGGTAGAGTACAATGCAAGTAATCGTGCGCTTGAAACGCTTGAAAGTACAAATATGCTTGGTACCGAGGAACTAAAAGGTGCAAAGCGTGTGCTTAGTGCCGCTGCACTTACCTATGTTGCCGCGTTGATTGTGGCTGTGGCAAACCTGCTGCGATTGATTCTGCTTACAGGTGACCGCAGAAGAGATGATTAACACAAATAATACAATAATTTAAAAATAAAGGGACGACTACATGAAAAGTGCGAGACAAGTCGCCGTACAGGCGTTGGTAAAAGTGAATCAGGACGGCGGCTACTCCAATTTGGTTATCGACAGCGAACTGAGTAAAAGCGAGTTGGACCCGCGTGACAAGGCGTTTTGCACAACACTGTTTTATGGTGTGCTTGAACGCCGAATAACCCTAGACGCTGTTCTGCAAAAATACTGCAAGCAGCCGTTAAAAAAACTGATGCCGCAGGTGCGCGAACTGCTGCATATTGCAGTTTATCAAATTTTATATATGAGCAGTGTCCCCACCTCCGCTGCGGTAAACGAAAGTGTAGAGCTTTCGCGCAAGATGAAATGCGGGCATGCAAGCGGTTTTATCAACGGCGTATTGCGTAGCTTTTTACGTGATGGCGGCAGCCTGGATGGCATTTTACCCAATAAAGCTGCAAAGCCTGTGCCTTATTTAAGCCTGTTTTATTCGGTGCCCGAGTGGCTTGCAGAACATTGGATAAAAGACTACGGTGCCCAAACGGCAGAAAGCATTCTTGCCGCGGCGGCAGACCGCCCCCCGCTTTATCTGCGTGTGAACTGCCTGAAAAACAACCCCCAAGATTTAGCAGAAGCACTGCGCAAAAAGGGCATGGAGGTAACCATTCGCGAAGAGATCGGCAACTGCCTTGAGGTGGAAAAAACCGGCGAAATCGACTACCCTGTGCTTTATAAACGCGGGCATTTCACCGTACAAGATATCTCTTCGCAGTTATGTGTGCAGGCAGCCGATGCAAAACCCGGCATGCGCTGTTTGGACGTGTGCGCTGCCCCCGGCGGAAAAAGCTTTACTCTGGCACAGATGATGGAAGACAAAGGCGAACTGCTGTCGCTCGATTTGCACGAGTTTAAAACCAAGCTGATTAAAGACGGCGCAAAGCGGCTTGGGCTACACTGTATTCAAACAGCGGCAGGGGATGCGCAAATTTTTGATGAAACCCGCGGTGAATTTGACCGAGTGCTGTGCGATGTCCCCTGCTCGGGGCTTGGCATTATTCGCCGTAAACCGGAAATCCGTTATAAAAACCCCGATGATTTAAAGGGCTTGCCCCAAATTCAGTATAAAATATTGGAAACTTCATCAAAATACGTTAAGGAGGGCGGCAAGCTGGTTTATTCCACTTGTACCCTCAGCCGAGCGGAAAATGACGAGGTGGTACAACGCTTTTTGGCAGAGCATCCCGAATTTTGCCCCGAACCGTTGCCCAATCCTATCCAAAAACTCACAGGTGCAAACGGTGATTACAAGGTTACCCTGCTGCCCGAGATGCTTAATTCCGACGGCTTTTTCATTGCAACACTGAAACGAGTTAGAAATGGGGAGTGCCTATGAGCGGTTTGCTCGATATAAAATCGATGACGCTGCCCAAACTGGAGGATTATGTGCAGGAGTTGGGGGAACCCAAGTTCCGTGCAAAACAAATCTATATTTGGCTGCACCAAAAACAGGCGGACAGTTTTGCACAGATGAGCAACCTGTCTGTTTCGCTGCGCGAGCGTTTGGAGCAGCAGTGCTATATCAACACCCTTACTGTTCGGCGCAAGCTGGTATCCAAACTGGACGGCACGCAAAAATTTTTATTTGGGCTGCGCGACGGTGAGGCAGTAGAGAGCGTATTGATGAAGTACAAGCATGGCAACAGCCTATGTATCTCTACACAGGTGGGGTGCCGTATGGGATGCAGCTTTTGTGCATCGACCATATTGGGTTTATGCCGCAACCTTACCCCTGCCGAAATGTTGGACGAAGTATATATGGCACAAAAAGTAAGCGGAGAGCGTGTTTCATCCATAGTTTTGATGGGGATTGGCGAGCCGCTTGACAACTTTGACAACGTGATGGATTTTCTCGAAATTTTATCTTCACCTGAGGGGATTAACCTCAGTATGCGACATGTGTCACTTTCCACCTGCGGGCTTATCCCCAGAATATACGATTTAATGAAGAAAAAAACACAGGTAACGCTATCTATTTCACTGCATGCCCCAAACGATGAGCTGCGTGATAAGCTGATGCCTGTGAACCATAAATATAAAATAGATGAGCTGATGAAGGCGTGCCGAGACTATTTTGATTACACGGGGCGCCGCGTGTCGTACGAGTATTCGCTGATAAACGGCGTCAACGACACAGAAGAGTGTGCTCATCAGCTTGGAAAATTGCTGAAAGGGCAGATTGCGCATGTCAATCTCATTCCTATCAATGAGGTAAAAGAGCGAGATTTTATAAAAAGCTCGCGTATGCGAATACAAAAGTTCCTTTCGGTTATGGAACAATATAAAATCAATGCAACAGTAAGACGCGAATTAGGCGCGGATATTAATGCGGCATGTGGCCAGCTTCGCAGAGAAGAAAAGGGG encodes:
- the fmt gene encoding methionyl-tRNA formyltransferase; this encodes MKIVFMGTPDFAVPCLQRLIDMGQDIAGVFTQPDKPKGRGYQMMPPPVKELALKHNLPVFQPAKMRDGEALGIIKELAPDLIVVVAYGKILPKDILDAPKLGCINVHGSLLPKYRGAGPIQWSIINGEEVTGVTTMFMAEGLDTGDMILKMETPIGEEETAGELFDRLCIIGADCLEQTIKLFESGKPVPREVQDDAKSSYAPMLDKELSKLDFTKSARELHNLIRGVSPWPVAHTVFRGKLLKVHKARIAYDFTGKVGTILDEKRMIVGCGDGAIELLEVQAEGAKRLPASDFMNGKRIQMGEQLGV
- a CDS encoding zinc metallopeptidase; translated protein: MFGWYYDYYYIILVIPAMILAMWAQMKVSSTFNRYSRVLNMRGYTGAQAAREILDRNGLYHVQVRQVQGKLTDHFDPRTNVVSLSESVYGSTSVAAIGVAAHEVGHAVQHAKGYAPIKLRAAIIPITNIGSTLAIPLVFLGIFMQVDMLINFGILLFATVAVFQLVTLPVEYNASNRALETLESTNMLGTEELKGAKRVLSAAALTYVAALIVAVANLLRLILLTGDRRRDD
- the rsmB gene encoding 16S rRNA (cytosine(967)-C(5))-methyltransferase RsmB, encoding MKSARQVAVQALVKVNQDGGYSNLVIDSELSKSELDPRDKAFCTTLFYGVLERRITLDAVLQKYCKQPLKKLMPQVRELLHIAVYQILYMSSVPTSAAVNESVELSRKMKCGHASGFINGVLRSFLRDGGSLDGILPNKAAKPVPYLSLFYSVPEWLAEHWIKDYGAQTAESILAAAADRPPLYLRVNCLKNNPQDLAEALRKKGMEVTIREEIGNCLEVEKTGEIDYPVLYKRGHFTVQDISSQLCVQAADAKPGMRCLDVCAAPGGKSFTLAQMMEDKGELLSLDLHEFKTKLIKDGAKRLGLHCIQTAAGDAQIFDETRGEFDRVLCDVPCSGLGIIRRKPEIRYKNPDDLKGLPQIQYKILETSSKYVKEGGKLVYSTCTLSRAENDEVVQRFLAEHPEFCPEPLPNPIQKLTGANGDYKVTLLPEMLNSDGFFIATLKRVRNGECL
- the rlmN gene encoding 23S rRNA (adenine(2503)-C(2))-methyltransferase RlmN yields the protein MSGLLDIKSMTLPKLEDYVQELGEPKFRAKQIYIWLHQKQADSFAQMSNLSVSLRERLEQQCYINTLTVRRKLVSKLDGTQKFLFGLRDGEAVESVLMKYKHGNSLCISTQVGCRMGCSFCASTILGLCRNLTPAEMLDEVYMAQKVSGERVSSIVLMGIGEPLDNFDNVMDFLEILSSPEGINLSMRHVSLSTCGLIPRIYDLMKKKTQVTLSISLHAPNDELRDKLMPVNHKYKIDELMKACRDYFDYTGRRVSYEYSLINGVNDTEECAHQLGKLLKGQIAHVNLIPINEVKERDFIKSSRMRIQKFLSVMEQYKINATVRRELGADINAACGQLRREEKGAEESAEGLRQNR